In Populus alba chromosome 1, ASM523922v2, whole genome shotgun sequence, a single window of DNA contains:
- the LOC118033695 gene encoding uncharacterized protein: MELEMELDSEKSSISDLSPNTVLPHRRCSEVEKRSVNGKLTRKDDILRVKESFTEISFRRYRSSSCKNALSRPVGSEGYIEPKRGSMYQSSREVRRMKEMGCNEGRRKIELSRASDTSFSFRIVDSLHCLDEETMQKRSPASSVSSNLNPKSVRRPCIEPCSSDDFTEICPNLDKRDKHSAGVVGSDSIGNPNFKCEQVVGPLNDGNELLERDTALTFQKSLSAKVEIPCSPSSSGSYLSNGASSKSRFSPMRMMFDPFTKSKSLRSPLGHVPEPGDAKTTGMSNMRRNQTFRKYLFHDFSHTDQKVDFDSQIAQKDHHHSAVACSPVHLHGRLKLENKHGVPFFEFSLDFPEEVLVAKTWKTNNAFNWVYTFHSISSRKKSNATGWGLTDGNKESLVVGQMQVSCHLCSKLKDGGDFDNSMVTEFVMYDIAHARHRVSTEDSPDVRPDSSANPGLVGGSHEMGGNSDAVKHQPKYAFDRGHFDSSNPYPRASAVLHPDLEIAAVVIQLPFAKRESLKYKRGDRGSDEMHSNLLNLSVGEQRRKTIPDKENAENVKVVIPTGNHSLPNGDSQGPSSLLDRWRSGGGCDCGGWDMACPLTVFGNPGIQCAEDEPLLDNQQPLELFLMGTKENIPALTMTVLEEGQYAVDFHAQLSTLQAFSICVAILHGTEATGVTREERGNQLSHCNSLKMLIEEEVKFLIETVTEEEKRKASKKVEGIRQSYVLNPPFSPISRV, from the exons ATGGAACTGGAGATGGAGTTGGATTCTGAGAAGAGTAGCATCTCAGATCTGAGTCCTAATACTGTTCTTCCTCATCGACGTTGTTCAGAAGTTGAAAAGAGAAGTGTGAATGGAAAACTCACACGCAAAGATGATATTTTGAGGGTAAAGGAGAGCTTCACTGAGATTAGTTTCCGTCGTTACCGTAGTTCCTCTTGCAAGAATGCTCTGTCTAGACCTGTTGGTTCAGAAGGTTACATAGAGCCAAAGCGAGGCTCCATGTATCAAAGCTCCAGAGAAGTAAGGAGAATGAAGGAAATGGGCTGTAATGAGGGAAGGAGAAAAATTGAACTGTCGCGTGCTAGTGACACTTCGTTTTCTTTCAGAATTGTTGACTCTCTGCATTGCTTAGATGAAGAGACCATGCAGAAGAGATCTCCTGCAAGCTCTGTGAGCTCAAACTTGAATCCAAAGTCTGTTCGAAGACCTTGCATAGAGCCATGCTCATCAGATGACTTCACTGAAATTTGTCCAAATTTGGATAAGAGAGATAAACATTCTGCTGGAGTAGTTGGAAGTGACTCGATTGGGAATCCAAACTTCAAATGTGAGCAAGTTGTTGGTCCACTAAATGATGGTAATGAGCTTCTGGAAAGAGATACAGCCCTGACATTCCAGAAATCACTCTCTGCTAAGGTAGAAATTCCCTGTTCACCTTCTTCTTCAGGAAGTTATTTATCTAATGGAGCCAGCTCAAAGTCCCGATTTAGTCCCATGCGGATGATGTTCGATCCATTCACAAAGTCCAAGTCTCTCCGGAGTCCGTTAGGTCATGTCCCTGAACCAGGTGATGCCAAAACTACTGGGATGTCAAACATGAGAAGGAATCAGACATTTCGGAAATATTTGTTCCATGACTTCTCACATACAGATCAAAAGGTAGATTTTGATTCTCAGATTGCCCAGAAAGATCACCATCATTCAGCTGTAGCGTGTTCACCAGTTCACCTACATGGTCGACTGAAGTTGGAAAATAAACACGGGGTGCCATTTTTCGAGTTCTCATTAGATTTCCCTGAAGAAGTTCTGGTGGCTAAGACATGGAAAACAAATAACGCATTTAATTGGGTCTATACATTTCACTCCATCTCCAGTAGAAAAAAGAGCAATGCCACGGGATGGGGGTTGACTGATGGCAATAAGGAATCGTTGGTAGTGGGGCAGATGCAAGTTTCGTGTCATTTAtgttcaaaattaaaagatggtGGGGACTTTGACAACTCTATGGTGACAGAGTTTGTGATGTACGATATTGCGCATGCAAGACACAGAGTTTCTACTGAAGACTCCCCTGATGTTAGACCTGACAGCAGTGCCAATCCAGGCTTGGTTGGTGGAAGTCATGAGATGGGTGGTAACTCTGATGCAGTGAAGCATCAACCAAAATATGCTTTTGATAGAGGCCACTTTGATTCTTCCAATCCTTATCCACGGGCATCTGCAGTTTTGCATCCAGACCTTGAAATAGCAGCCGTTGTTATTCAACTCCCATTTGCAAAGAGAGAGAGCCTGAAATACAAAAGGGGGGACAGGGGTAGTGATGAAATGCATTCAAATCTGCTCAACCTTTCTGTTGGTGAGCAAAGGAGGAAAACTATACCAGATAAAGAAAATGCAGAGAACGTGAAGGTGGTGATTCCAACTGGCAATCATAGTTTGCCAAACGGTGATAGTCAGGGTCCTTCTTCATTGCTTGATAGATGGAGATCTGGTGGAGGCTGTGACTGTGGTGGCTGGGATATGGCCTGCCCCCTTACCGTTTTTGGCAATCCTGGCATCCAATGTGCTGAAGATGAGCCACTATTGGATAATCAGCAGCCTCTGGAACTTTTTCTTATG GGAACAAAAGAGAATATACCAGCATTGACCATGACAGTTCTTGAAGAGGGTCAATATGCTGTTGATTTCCATGCACAATTATCCACATTGCAAGCATTTTCCATATGTGTTGCTATATTGCATGGTACAGAAGCCACTGGTGTGACTAGAGAGGAAAGAGGCAATCAGTTATCACATTGCAATTCACTGAAAATGCTTATTGAGGAGGAAGTGAAGTTCTTAATTGAAACAGTCACagaggaggagaaaagaaaagcatcTAAGAAAGTGGAAGGGATCAGGCAGTCTTACGTGCTTAACCCTCCCTTTTCTCCAATTTCTCGGGTATAG